The genomic stretch AATTTTCAACTTTATTATCTATATTGGGAACTGCAACTCCTTGAAGTTGATTTTTTACCAATTCTCTTTCAATTGGATTATCATCTAAAAATACAAAAGAATCTATACCTATATTAATTTCATTGGCACTTTCTAAAATATTATTAGGTTTAGGTTCCCAATTTGCTTTTATGACTAAAAAATCACTTTTATGAAGTAACATATTATTATATTCTAGTCCTTCAATAGCATTCTCCTCATCATTTTTAGAAGCAACTGTCAAAACTATTCCTAATTCTTTTAATTTTTTTAAATAATTTTGAAATTCTATATATGCTTCTCCTATTGGATTATCTTTTCCTATTTTTATTCCTACAATTCCATCATCTCCAATAACTCCTCCCCAAAGAGTATTATCTAAATCAACTGCAATAGCTTTCTTATTTTTTCCATATATTCCTTTTATTATACTTGCTACACTATGAGACAAATATGGAATTGTTTCAAATGATAAAGCATATTTATAGTTAAACCATAAAAAATTATCATACCATTTTTCTAATCCAACTAGTGAAGATAAATAATTTATATCATTTATATATAAATTTTTGTATTCTTGAGTTGCTTTTACTAAAAAATTATTTAAGTTATTTATAAATTTTACATTTCCTCCATCTAAATAAACTGATGAGTTTCCTGTTAATCTATACTGAGGATATTCAAAGTTATTTTGTATAATAACACAAGAAAATTTTAAAAATAAACTATCCCAAATTGATTTAAACTTTTTTATTTCATTTTCTAAAATATCTTGATTTTTTTCTTTTGAAAAACTCAAAGATGGAAAATTTTCAAGATTTTTTATAGTAGTATGTATATATACAATTTCAGGATTAAAGTCTTCTAACTCTTTACTAAAAATAGCATCTTCATAATATTTATTATATTCTGATTCAAAAAATATGGGCTTTATCCCTTCTTTTAATAAAAAAAGTTCCAAATTTAATTTGATTTCATAGGTTGTACTTCCACCTAAAATAGCTATTCTTTTTTCTAAAAATTTAATATCTTGCTTCTCTAGCTCCCTTTTTAATGATTTTTTTTTCCTATTTAAGTACTCATAGTCAAAAGGATATTCCAAACAATCAAAATTCATCTAGTCCTCCTAAAAATTAACTATCTAAAAAATTTTTCATAGTTTCTGTTTCAGATTGATTTATATCTGATCTTTTTATTACCTTTAAAATAGTTTTTATAATTATTTTTATATCTAATAAGAATGAAAGATTTTCAACATAGTAAATATCATTTTCAAATCTTTCTTCCCAAGTTGTATTATTTCTACCATTAACTTGAGCCCACCCTGATATTCCAGGTTTAACCTCATGTCTTCTTTTTTCATTTTCAGAATATTTCCTTAAATATTCTACTAACAGAGGTCTCGGTCCAACTAAAGACATCTCGCCTTTCAGTACATTCCACAATTCTGGTATTTCATCCAAACTAGTAGATCTCAAAAACTTTCCAAAAGAAGTTAATCTTTCTGAATCTGGAAGCAAATTTCCTAAAGAATCTTTTTTATCAGTCATAGTTCTAAACTTATACATCTTAAAAATTTTTTCATTTAATCCTGGTCTATCTTGCTTAAATAAAATTGGACTTCCCAATTTAACTTTAACTAAAATAGCAGTAACAATATATAGCCACCAAAAACATAAGATGAAAATTAACGAAATAATAATATCAAAAACTCTTTTGAAAAACTTTCTATACATTATTTTTTAAACTCCTTAATTTTTTCTATAACTTGATAAACTTCTTTTTCAGTTAAATTAGAATTACAAGGAAGATTTAAAACTCTATCATAATAATAAATTGAGCTTTCCATTTCATAATTTTGGTAAGAAGTATATGATTTTTGTTGATGAATAAGTCCCCAAATAGGTCTCGTTTGGATGCTTGATTCAACTAATTTTTTTAATAGTTCATCTCTTCCTATTCCATACTTTTCTTTATCTATTTTTAAAGAATAAAACCAATGATTTGGTCTAATCCCATCTCTAAAAGGTAAAATTTCCAAACCATTTATTTTTTCAAGTTCCTCTTTATATATCTTATAGTTTCTAATCTTAGTTTCAATAAAACTTTCCAACTGATCAATTTGACTAGTTCCCAATGCCGCTTGTAAATTTAGCATACGATAGTTATAACCTATTTCATCATGAATAAAATATAAAGGATCTTTTTTGGCTTGTGAAGATAGAAACCTTATTTTTTCTACTAGTTCTTCATTATCTCCAACAACCATTCCTCCACCACCAGTTGTAATAATTTTATTTGCGTTAAAAGAAAGTACTCCTATATCTCCTATAGTTCCTGCATATTTCCCTTTATATCTTCCTTCTGTATAGTAAGTTCCCAAAGCTTCTGTTGCATCTTCTAAAACTTTTAAATTGTATTTTTTAGTGATATCCATTATCTTTTCCATATCTGCCATATTTCCAAAAACATGAACAACTACTAATGCTTTAATTTTTTTATTAGTTTTTTTATTTATTAGAACTCCATCTATAAAATTACACTCTTCTTTACAAAATTTTTCTAGTTTTACAGGATCCATACATAAACTATTATCACAATCTATAAATATTGGACTTGCACCAAGATAAGTAACAGGATTAACTGCTGCAATAAAGGTTAATGTAGGTACAATTACTTCTTCATCTCTTTGAACTCCTAAAACTTGAAGTGACATATGTAAACCTGATGTCCCACTTTGTACTCCAGCTGCATATTTGGTTTTCATATATTTTATTACTTTTTCTTCAAATTCAGGTATAAATCTCCCACCTGTAGAAACCCAACCACTTTCTAGGCATTCTTTTAAGTTTTCTAAAATATCCATAGATAAATTAGGAACTGATAAATTAATCATTTTTACTCCACTCTCCCTTTAAAAGTACCAATAATATTAGCTAAAGTCTTTCTCATACCAATAACATCATTTTCTTTTATTAAATTTGTAAGAATTGTATAATAATTATCAATATCAACTTGGACTTTTTCATTTTCCATATTAGTTATATAAATTTTATTATTAGAAGTTTTTTCTGAAGAATTTACATCATATAAAAGCTCTTCAAAAAGTTTTTCTCCTGGTCTTAAACCAACTATATCTATTTCTACATTAGCTCCCGATAATTTAATCATATTTTTAGCTAAATCATATATTTTAACTGGTTCTCCCATATCTAATATTAAAATCTCTCCACCTTTACCAATAGTTGCAGCTTCTATGACTAATTGTGCAGCTTCTGGTATAGTCATAAAATATCTTATAATATCTTTATGAGTAAGTGTTAAATTTTTTCCTTCTTCTATTAGCTTTGAAAATATTGGAATAACTGAACCATTACTTCCCAAAACATTTCCAAATCTTACAGCCATAAACTTTGTATCACTTGATTTTTCTGAATATTTTTGAAAAATCATTTCACAAACCCTTTTTGTTGCTCCCATAACATTAGTTGGATTTACTGCTTTATCTGTTGATATTAAAACAACTGATTCTAATTTATATTGTAAACAACACTCAGCTATATTTTTGGTTCCAAAAATATTATTCTTTATTGCTTCCTCTGGATTATTTTCCATAAGTGGCACATGTTTATGAGCAGCAGCATGAAACAATATATCTGGTTTATATTTTTTAAATAGTATATCTAACTTTTGAAGATCTCTTACACTTGCTATTTCAGTCTTATAATCCAAATATGGATATTTTCTTTTTAATTCTAATTCCATAAGGTAAGAAGCATTCTCATTAATTTCAATATTTATAATTTTCTTAGGGTTATATTTAGCTATCTGATTAATAAGTTCAGAACCAATACTCCCTCCACCACCAGTTACAAATATTATTTTATCTTGAATAAAATCAAATACTTCTTTAGTGTTTATTTTTATTTCATCTCTACCTAATAAATCTTCCAATTTTATATTTCTAAGTTGAGTAGTTAAATTTCCTTCTTCTATTAAATTATCTACATTTGGTAATATTTTTGCTGATAAGCCCTCAATCTTATTAATTTCTTTTAAAATATTAGAAATCTTATTTTGACTTACTGATGGCATAGAGATTATTATCTTAGAAACATCTCTTTTTCCAACAACCTCTTTAACTTTATCTAAACCTCCAAAGACTTTTAAACCATATACTTTTCCACCTATTTTATTTGGATTATCATCTAAAAATCCAATTATTCTATATGGAAAATTAGGGTTTATTCTAGACTCTTTTACTAGTAAAACTCCTGACTCTCCAGCTCCATAGATAAGAACATTTTCTTGATTTAAATCTTTCTTTATAATTCCTTTCATTCTAGTTAAAAACATCAAAAATCTTGAAAGTATTAACAAAAAGGTAAAGATTATAAAAACCTCAAAATATAAACTACTTTTAGTATCTAGTTTTAAAAAAGCTCTTACCATATATGATAATAAAGTTGTTGAGACACTTAAAGTTATTAAAGTAGTGTATTCTGATATCCCACTGAATCTCCAACTATTATTATAGATTTTTAAAATAAAATATATAATAGAAAAAGAAAGATTACAATATATAAAGAAATTTATATTTCTATCTGTTAATTGTATTTGATCATATTTTAAAAAAATAGAAATAGTTAATGATAGATTTAATAAAAATATATCTATTAAAAATTTTATTAATTTCCTTATACTATTCATATTCTCTCCCCATTAAAAAACTTCTTTATTTTTTTTATATCCTTCAATAAATTCTTTTATAAATGTTGCTAAAACGCCTAAACATAAACTTATAAATATACCTATTCCTAATTTTATAATATTTCCTGTTTTTTCTTTTTCAATAATAATAGAAGTATCATATTTAATAAAGTTTTCTGTCTTATTTAACTCTAAATCAAAAAGAGTTTTT from Fusobacterium hwasookii encodes the following:
- a CDS encoding polysaccharide biosynthesis protein gives rise to the protein MNSIRKLIKFLIDIFLLNLSLTISIFLKYDQIQLTDRNINFFIYCNLSFSIIYFILKIYNNSWRFSGISEYTTLITLSVSTTLLSYMVRAFLKLDTKSSLYFEVFIIFTFLLILSRFLMFLTRMKGIIKKDLNQENVLIYGAGESGVLLVKESRINPNFPYRIIGFLDDNPNKIGGKVYGLKVFGGLDKVKEVVGKRDVSKIIISMPSVSQNKISNILKEINKIEGLSAKILPNVDNLIEEGNLTTQLRNIKLEDLLGRDEIKINTKEVFDFIQDKIIFVTGGGGSIGSELINQIAKYNPKKIINIEINENASYLMELELKRKYPYLDYKTEIASVRDLQKLDILFKKYKPDILFHAAAHKHVPLMENNPEEAIKNNIFGTKNIAECCLQYKLESVVLISTDKAVNPTNVMGATKRVCEMIFQKYSEKSSDTKFMAVRFGNVLGSNGSVIPIFSKLIEEGKNLTLTHKDIIRYFMTIPEAAQLVIEAATIGKGGEILILDMGEPVKIYDLAKNMIKLSGANVEIDIVGLRPGEKLFEELLYDVNSSEKTSNNKIYITNMENEKVQVDIDNYYTILTNLIKENDVIGMRKTLANIIGTFKGRVE
- a CDS encoding HAD-IIIC family phosphatase — protein: MNFDCLEYPFDYEYLNRKKKSLKRELEKQDIKFLEKRIAILGGSTTYEIKLNLELFLLKEGIKPIFFESEYNKYYEDAIFSKELEDFNPEIVYIHTTIKNLENFPSLSFSKEKNQDILENEIKKFKSIWDSLFLKFSCVIIQNNFEYPQYRLTGNSSVYLDGGNVKFINNLNNFLVKATQEYKNLYINDINYLSSLVGLEKWYDNFLWFNYKYALSFETIPYLSHSVASIIKGIYGKNKKAIAVDLDNTLWGGVIGDDGIVGIKIGKDNPIGEAYIEFQNYLKKLKELGIVLTVASKNDEENAIEGLEYNNMLLHKSDFLVIKANWEPKPNNILESANEINIGIDSFVFLDDNPIERELVKNQLQGVAVPNIDNKVENYQNVVDRNNYFEFLSVSEEDLQRLKYYEDNQNREKEKLNYENYQEYLKSLKMLAEIQEAKDIYLERIHQLINKTNQFNLTTKRYTKAEVEEVFYDENSILLYGRLKDKFGDNGLVSIVIGKKENKVLEILLWIMSCRVLKRDMEKAMLDSLVGICKTKGIEKIVGKYIPSSKNSMVKNHYIDLGFKLIEDKANVTTWELNICKYKNKNEIIKIGEY
- a CDS encoding sugar transferase, which encodes MYRKFFKRVFDIIISLIFILCFWWLYIVTAILVKVKLGSPILFKQDRPGLNEKIFKMYKFRTMTDKKDSLGNLLPDSERLTSFGKFLRSTSLDEIPELWNVLKGEMSLVGPRPLLVEYLRKYSENEKRRHEVKPGISGWAQVNGRNNTTWEERFENDIYYVENLSFLLDIKIIIKTILKVIKRSDINQSETETMKNFLDS
- a CDS encoding LegC family aminotransferase encodes the protein MINLSVPNLSMDILENLKECLESGWVSTGGRFIPEFEEKVIKYMKTKYAAGVQSGTSGLHMSLQVLGVQRDEEVIVPTLTFIAAVNPVTYLGASPIFIDCDNSLCMDPVKLEKFCKEECNFIDGVLINKKTNKKIKALVVVHVFGNMADMEKIMDITKKYNLKVLEDATEALGTYYTEGRYKGKYAGTIGDIGVLSFNANKIITTGGGGMVVGDNEELVEKIRFLSSQAKKDPLYFIHDEIGYNYRMLNLQAALGTSQIDQLESFIETKIRNYKIYKEELEKINGLEILPFRDGIRPNHWFYSLKIDKEKYGIGRDELLKKLVESSIQTRPIWGLIHQQKSYTSYQNYEMESSIYYYDRVLNLPCNSNLTEKEVYQVIEKIKEFKK